Proteins from a genomic interval of Pectinophora gossypiella chromosome 4, ilPecGoss1.1, whole genome shotgun sequence:
- the LOC126366498 gene encoding transient receptor potential-gamma protein-like isoform X3: MSNGSGGGGDSSRRPSTCRVEMGALLAPEPRPPDNKVKRHSIHGMTEEENVVRPHQEMAVLSLDEKKFLLGVERGDVAGTRRVLQRARDCGHINVDCVDPLGRSALLMAIDNENLEMVELLLEFGVETRDALLHAISEEFVEAVEALLDHEERTRKPGEPHSWEALPPETATFTSDITPLILAAHRDSYEIIKLLLDRGAALPVPHDVRCGCDECVRSRREDSLRHSRSRINAYRALASPSLIALSSKDPILTAFELSWELRRLSALEHEFKTEYQELRAQCQEFATALLDHTRTSHELQVLLNHETGSPQAPLTEPGAPERMRLSRLKLAIKLRQKKFVAHPNVQQLLASIWYESVPGFRRKNMVLQAAEMVRIGAMFPLYSLAYIAAPHSAAGRTLRKPFIKFLAHSASYFMFLFLLILASQRIETAAGGLFGSVPNNDKPLSRRGAPPSLVEWLILAWVSGLIWSEVKQLWDMGLREYVHDMWNVIDFVTNSLYVATVALRIVSHFQVRREMAQGLQWNQPREKWDAWDPMLLSEGLFSAANIFSSLKLVYIFSVNPHLGPLQVSLSRMVLDILKFFVLDILVIFAFSCGLNQLLWYYADMEKKRCTTSNTLATPSGTLPDPDACIVWRRFANLFETMQTLFWAAFGLVDLDSFELDGIKIFTRFWGMLMFGTYAVINVIVLLNLLIAMMNHSYQLISERADVEWKFARSKLWISYFEEGGTAPPPFNVIPSPKSAIYAWGWLQRRLCGQTRAKREHMRTIRRKAKQANERDFRYQAIMRNLVRRYVTVQQRRAECGGVTEDDVNEIKQDVSAFRCELVEILRNSGMNTSTANAGAPGGGGGKKNRQKERRLMKGFNIAPGGTLAPVDEFLASLHHEHGGAHGAAHHASLSALLGGRLRASQSSLSDSASAAPQRRKPQPHKRRWGTIIEAARAARVSRLIGRSRSEDSVCDHARQSPSGSERSDSGSDSQRSPERGSRGSRGSGALHPLSALAALKRKRKKFSDSRRAAEERARAPPESLQRASSVPARPTAYVAPPPTSLTTPAPPVHRPPPVEPAPQPDTASARGGSREPLLASLDDDAHKQEACGQCGCESSGAAPLPARCGRCAALARLAGVTPLAGHAPHHSAGWL, from the exons ATGTCCaacggcagcggcggcggcggcgactcCTCGCGCCGCCCCTCCACCTGCCGCGTGGAGATGGGCGCGCTGCTGGCGCCCGAGCCGCGCCCGCCCGACAACAAAGTCAAG AGGCACAGTATACATGGCATGACAGAGGAGGAGAACGTGGTGCGGCCGCACCAGGAAATGGCAGTATTGTCGCTGGACGAGAAAAAGTTCCTGTTGGGAGTGGAGCGCGGCGACGTGGCGGGGACGCGGCGGGTGCTGCAGCGCGCGCGGGACTGTGGCCACATCAACGTGGACTGCGTGGACCCGCTGGGCCGCAGCGCGCTGCTGATGGCCATCGATAACGAGAACCTCGAGATGGTGGAACTGTTGCTGGAGTTTGGCGTGGAGACGCGCGACGCGCTGCTGCACGCCATCTCCGAGGAGTTCGTCGAGGCCGTGGAGGCGCTGCTCGACCACGAGGAGCGGACGCGCAAGCCGGGGGAACCACAT AGTTGGGAAGCACTACCACCGGAGACAGCGACATTTACATCGGACATCACGCCGTTGATCTTAGCGGCCCACCGAGATAGCTACGAGATCATCAAGTTGCTATTAGACCGCGGCGCCGCACTGCCTGTACCACACGACGTGCGCTGCGGCTGCGACGAGTGCGTGCGCTCGCGCAGAGAAGACTCTTTAAGACATTCGCGCAGCCGCATCAACGCGTATCGCGCGCTAGCCTCGCCGTCGCTTATTGCGTTGTCTTCTAAG GATCCCATCCTCACGGCGTTCGAGCTATCCTGGGAGCTACGTCGCCTCTCGGCGCTGGAGCACGAATTCAAGACAGAATACCAGGAATTGCGTGCGCAATGCCAGGAGTTCGCCACTGCGTTGTTGGACCACACGCGGACTTCACACGAACTGCAAGTGTTGTTGAACCACGAGACCGGGTCGCCGCAAGCGCCGCTCACTGAGCCCGGCGCGCCGGAGCGCATGCGCCTCTCGAGGCTCAAACTTGCCATCAAACTTCGTCAGAAGAAG TTCGTGGCTCACCCAAACGTGCAGCAGCTGCTAGCATCCATCTGGTACGAAAGCGTGCCGGGATTCCGTCGCAAGAACATGGTCCTCCAGGCAGCGGAGATGGTCCGCATCGGCGCTATGTTCCCACTCTACTCGCTGGCGTATATAGCCGCGCCACATTCTGCAGCCGGCCGTACACTGAGGAAACCCTTCATCAAGTTCCTCGCGCACTCCGCTAGCTACTTCATGTTCCTCT TCCTGCTGATCTTAGCATCGCAGCGTATTGAGACGGCGGCGGGCGGATTGTTCGGCAGCGTGCCGAACAACGACAAGCCTCTGTCACGCCGCGGAGCTCCGCCATCACTAGTGGAATGGCTTATACTCGCGTGGGTCAGCG GGTTGATCTGGAGTGAAGTAAAGCAGCTGTGGGACATGGGCCTCCGGGAGTATGTGCACGACATGTGGAATGTCATCGACTTCGTCACCAACTCGCTGTACGTGGCTACCGTCGCGCTGCGTATTGTCTCGCACTTTCAG GTCCGCCGCGAGATGGCGCAAGGGCTCCAATGGAACCAGCCTCGCGAGAAGTGGGACGCATGGGATCCGATGCTGCTCTCTGAAGGATTGTTCTCCGCAGCCAACATCTTCAGCTCTCTCAAACTGGTGTACATCTTCAGTGTCAACCCTCACCTCGGGCCGCTCCAAGTGTCCCTGAGCCGAATGGTGCTCGATATTTTGAAGTTCTTCGTCTTGGATATATTAGTCATATTTGCGTTCTCTTGTG GCTTGAACCAACTGCTGTGGTATTATGCGGACATGGAGAAGAAGCGATGCACTACAAGCAACACCTTGGCCACGCCAAGCGGCACCCTTCCAGATCCAGATGCGTGTATCGTGTGGCGCCGGTTTGCTAA TCTGTTCGAGACCATGCAGACACTATTCTGGGCGGCGTTCGGGCTGGTCGACCTTGACTCCTTTGAACTGGATGGCATCAAGATATTCACGCGCTTCTGGGGCATGCTCATGTTCGGAACGTATGCCGTCATCAACGTCATCGTGCTGCTTAACCTCCTAATTGCCATGATGAATCACTCTTACCAGCTGATATCG gAACGCGCGGATGTGGAATGGAAGTTCGCGCGCAGCAAACTGTGGATCAGCTATTTCGAAGAGGGCGGAACGGCGCCTCCGCCCTTTAACGTGATCCCATCGCCCAAGTCTGCCATTTACGCCTGGGGCTGGTTGCAGCGCCGCCTTTGTGGCCAGACGAGGGCCAAACGCGAGCATATGCGGACTATACgg AGAAAAGCCAAGCAAGCCAATGAGCGAGACTTCCGTTATCAG GCCATAATGCGGAACCTAGTTCGTCGCTACGTCACAGTGCAGCAGCGTCGCGCGGAATGCGGCGGCGTCACTGAGGATGACGTCAACGAGATCAAGCAGGACGTCAGCGCCTTCCGCTGCGAGCTGGTGGAGATCCTGCGCAACTCCGGCATGAACACTTCTACTGCTAACGCTGGTGCGCCCG GTGGCGGTGGCGGTAAAAAGAACCGTCAGAAGGAGCGTCGTTTGATGAAAGGATTCAACATCGCACCGGGCGGAACTCTCGCGCCAGTGGACGAGTTCTTGGCGTCACTACACCACGAACATGGAGGGGCACACGGGGCGGCGCATCACGCGTCTCTATCGGCCTTGTTAGGTGGTAGACTACGGGCCAGTCAGTCTAGTCTATCTGACTCAGCGTCCGCCGCGCCGCAGCGTCGTAAGCCGCAGCCGCATAAACGTCGTTGGGGCACCATCATTGAAGCGGCTCGAGCGGCACGAGTGTCTAGACTCATTGGTCGATCTCGTTCGGAGGATTCTGTTTGTGATCACGCTAGGCAGTCGCCGAG CGGTAGTGAGCGATCGGACTCGGGCAGCGACTCGCAGCGCAGTCCGGAGCGCGGGTCGCGGGGCTCACGAGGCAGCGGTGCGCTGCACCCGCTCAGCGCGCTCGCAGCGCTCAAGCGCAAGCGCAAGAAGTTCTCCGACtcgcggcgcgcggcggagGAACGCGCGCGGGCGCCACCAGAATCCTTACAACGAGCTAGTTCTGTACCCGCGCGGCCTACAGCGTACGTGGCACCGCCTCCCACTTCCCTAACAACCCCCGCTCCGCCCGTGCATCGCCCGCCGCCAGTGGAGCCCGCCCCACAGCCCGACACAGCCTCTGCGAGGGGTGGTAGTCGCGAACCCCTGCTTGCAAGTCTCGATGATGATGCGCACAAG CAGGAGGCGTGCGGTCAGTGCGGGTGCGAGTCGTCGGGCGCGGCGCCGCTGCCGGCCCGCTGCGGGCGCTGCGCGGCGCTGGCGCGGCTGGCGGGCGTCACGCCGCTGGCCGGCCACGCGCCGCACCACTCCGCCGGCTGGCTGTAG
- the LOC126366498 gene encoding transient receptor potential-gamma protein-like isoform X2 encodes MSNGSGGGGDSSRRPSTCRVEMGALLAPEPRPPDNKVKRHSIHGMTEEENVVRPHQEMAVLSLDEKKFLLGVERGDVAGTRRVLQRARDCGHINVDCVDPLGRSALLMAIDNENLEMVELLLEFGVETRDALLHAISEEFVEAVEALLDHEERTRKPGEPHSWEALPPETATFTSDITPLILAAHRDSYEIIKLLLDRGAALPVPHDVRCGCDECVRSRREDSLRHSRSRINAYRALASPSLIALSSKDPILTAFELSWELRRLSALEHEFKTEYQELRAQCQEFATALLDHTRTSHELQVLLNHETGSPQAPLTEPGAPERMRLSRLKLAIKLRQKKFVAHPNVQQLLASIWYESVPGFRRKNMVLQAAEMVRIGAMFPLYSLAYIAAPHSAAGRTLRKPFIKFLAHSASYFMFLFLLILASQRIETAAGGLFGSVPNNDKPLSRRGAPPSLVEWLILAWVSGLIWSEVKQLWDMGLREYVHDMWNVIDFVTNSLYVATVALRIVSHFQVRREMAQGLQWNQPREKWDAWDPMLLSEGLFSAANIFSSLKLVYIFSVNPHLGPLQVSLSRMVLDILKFFVLDILVIFAFSCGLNQLLWYYADMEKKRCTTSNTLATPSGTLPDPDACIVWRRFANLFETMQTLFWAAFGLVDLDSFELDGIKIFTRFWGMLMFGTYAVINVIVLLNLLIAMMNHSYQLISERADVEWKFARSKLWISYFEEGGTAPPPFNVIPSPKSAIYAWGWLQRRLCGQTRAKREHMRTIRRKAKQANERDFRYQAIMRNLVRRYVTVQQRRAECGGVTEDDVNEIKQDVSAFRCELVEILRNSGMNTSTANAGGGGGKKNRQKERRLMKGFNIAPGGTLAPVDEFLASLHHEHGGAHGAAHHASLSALLGGRLRASQSSLSDSASAAPQRRKPQPHKRRWGTIIEAARAARVSRLIGRSRSEDSVCDHARQSPSGSERSDSGSDSQRSPERGSRGSRGSGALHPLSALAALKRKRKKFSDSRRAAEERARAPPESLQRASSVPARPTAYVAPPPTSLTTPAPPVHRPPPVEPAPQPDTASARGGSREPLLASLDDDAHKQEACGQCGCESSGAAPLPARCGRCAALARLAGVTPLAGHAPHHSAGWL; translated from the exons ATGTCCaacggcagcggcggcggcggcgactcCTCGCGCCGCCCCTCCACCTGCCGCGTGGAGATGGGCGCGCTGCTGGCGCCCGAGCCGCGCCCGCCCGACAACAAAGTCAAG AGGCACAGTATACATGGCATGACAGAGGAGGAGAACGTGGTGCGGCCGCACCAGGAAATGGCAGTATTGTCGCTGGACGAGAAAAAGTTCCTGTTGGGAGTGGAGCGCGGCGACGTGGCGGGGACGCGGCGGGTGCTGCAGCGCGCGCGGGACTGTGGCCACATCAACGTGGACTGCGTGGACCCGCTGGGCCGCAGCGCGCTGCTGATGGCCATCGATAACGAGAACCTCGAGATGGTGGAACTGTTGCTGGAGTTTGGCGTGGAGACGCGCGACGCGCTGCTGCACGCCATCTCCGAGGAGTTCGTCGAGGCCGTGGAGGCGCTGCTCGACCACGAGGAGCGGACGCGCAAGCCGGGGGAACCACAT AGTTGGGAAGCACTACCACCGGAGACAGCGACATTTACATCGGACATCACGCCGTTGATCTTAGCGGCCCACCGAGATAGCTACGAGATCATCAAGTTGCTATTAGACCGCGGCGCCGCACTGCCTGTACCACACGACGTGCGCTGCGGCTGCGACGAGTGCGTGCGCTCGCGCAGAGAAGACTCTTTAAGACATTCGCGCAGCCGCATCAACGCGTATCGCGCGCTAGCCTCGCCGTCGCTTATTGCGTTGTCTTCTAAG GATCCCATCCTCACGGCGTTCGAGCTATCCTGGGAGCTACGTCGCCTCTCGGCGCTGGAGCACGAATTCAAGACAGAATACCAGGAATTGCGTGCGCAATGCCAGGAGTTCGCCACTGCGTTGTTGGACCACACGCGGACTTCACACGAACTGCAAGTGTTGTTGAACCACGAGACCGGGTCGCCGCAAGCGCCGCTCACTGAGCCCGGCGCGCCGGAGCGCATGCGCCTCTCGAGGCTCAAACTTGCCATCAAACTTCGTCAGAAGAAG TTCGTGGCTCACCCAAACGTGCAGCAGCTGCTAGCATCCATCTGGTACGAAAGCGTGCCGGGATTCCGTCGCAAGAACATGGTCCTCCAGGCAGCGGAGATGGTCCGCATCGGCGCTATGTTCCCACTCTACTCGCTGGCGTATATAGCCGCGCCACATTCTGCAGCCGGCCGTACACTGAGGAAACCCTTCATCAAGTTCCTCGCGCACTCCGCTAGCTACTTCATGTTCCTCT TCCTGCTGATCTTAGCATCGCAGCGTATTGAGACGGCGGCGGGCGGATTGTTCGGCAGCGTGCCGAACAACGACAAGCCTCTGTCACGCCGCGGAGCTCCGCCATCACTAGTGGAATGGCTTATACTCGCGTGGGTCAGCG GGTTGATCTGGAGTGAAGTAAAGCAGCTGTGGGACATGGGCCTCCGGGAGTATGTGCACGACATGTGGAATGTCATCGACTTCGTCACCAACTCGCTGTACGTGGCTACCGTCGCGCTGCGTATTGTCTCGCACTTTCAG GTCCGCCGCGAGATGGCGCAAGGGCTCCAATGGAACCAGCCTCGCGAGAAGTGGGACGCATGGGATCCGATGCTGCTCTCTGAAGGATTGTTCTCCGCAGCCAACATCTTCAGCTCTCTCAAACTGGTGTACATCTTCAGTGTCAACCCTCACCTCGGGCCGCTCCAAGTGTCCCTGAGCCGAATGGTGCTCGATATTTTGAAGTTCTTCGTCTTGGATATATTAGTCATATTTGCGTTCTCTTGTG GCTTGAACCAACTGCTGTGGTATTATGCGGACATGGAGAAGAAGCGATGCACTACAAGCAACACCTTGGCCACGCCAAGCGGCACCCTTCCAGATCCAGATGCGTGTATCGTGTGGCGCCGGTTTGCTAA TCTGTTCGAGACCATGCAGACACTATTCTGGGCGGCGTTCGGGCTGGTCGACCTTGACTCCTTTGAACTGGATGGCATCAAGATATTCACGCGCTTCTGGGGCATGCTCATGTTCGGAACGTATGCCGTCATCAACGTCATCGTGCTGCTTAACCTCCTAATTGCCATGATGAATCACTCTTACCAGCTGATATCG gAACGCGCGGATGTGGAATGGAAGTTCGCGCGCAGCAAACTGTGGATCAGCTATTTCGAAGAGGGCGGAACGGCGCCTCCGCCCTTTAACGTGATCCCATCGCCCAAGTCTGCCATTTACGCCTGGGGCTGGTTGCAGCGCCGCCTTTGTGGCCAGACGAGGGCCAAACGCGAGCATATGCGGACTATACgg AGAAAAGCCAAGCAAGCCAATGAGCGAGACTTCCGTTATCAG GCCATAATGCGGAACCTAGTTCGTCGCTACGTCACAGTGCAGCAGCGTCGCGCGGAATGCGGCGGCGTCACTGAGGATGACGTCAACGAGATCAAGCAGGACGTCAGCGCCTTCCGCTGCGAGCTGGTGGAGATCCTGCGCAACTCCGGCATGAACACTTCTACTGCTAACGCTG GTGGCGGTGGCGGTAAAAAGAACCGTCAGAAGGAGCGTCGTTTGATGAAAGGATTCAACATCGCACCGGGCGGAACTCTCGCGCCAGTGGACGAGTTCTTGGCGTCACTACACCACGAACATGGAGGGGCACACGGGGCGGCGCATCACGCGTCTCTATCGGCCTTGTTAGGTGGTAGACTACGGGCCAGTCAGTCTAGTCTATCTGACTCAGCGTCCGCCGCGCCGCAGCGTCGTAAGCCGCAGCCGCATAAACGTCGTTGGGGCACCATCATTGAAGCGGCTCGAGCGGCACGAGTGTCTAGACTCATTGGTCGATCTCGTTCGGAGGATTCTGTTTGTGATCACGCTAGGCAGTCGCCGAG CGGTAGTGAGCGATCGGACTCGGGCAGCGACTCGCAGCGCAGTCCGGAGCGCGGGTCGCGGGGCTCACGAGGCAGCGGTGCGCTGCACCCGCTCAGCGCGCTCGCAGCGCTCAAGCGCAAGCGCAAGAAGTTCTCCGACtcgcggcgcgcggcggagGAACGCGCGCGGGCGCCACCAGAATCCTTACAACGAGCTAGTTCTGTACCCGCGCGGCCTACAGCGTACGTGGCACCGCCTCCCACTTCCCTAACAACCCCCGCTCCGCCCGTGCATCGCCCGCCGCCAGTGGAGCCCGCCCCACAGCCCGACACAGCCTCTGCGAGGGGTGGTAGTCGCGAACCCCTGCTTGCAAGTCTCGATGATGATGCGCACAAG CAGGAGGCGTGCGGTCAGTGCGGGTGCGAGTCGTCGGGCGCGGCGCCGCTGCCGGCCCGCTGCGGGCGCTGCGCGGCGCTGGCGCGGCTGGCGGGCGTCACGCCGCTGGCCGGCCACGCGCCGCACCACTCCGCCGGCTGGCTGTAG
- the LOC126366498 gene encoding transient receptor potential-gamma protein-like isoform X1 codes for MSNGSGGGGDSSRRPSTCRVEMGALLAPEPRPPDNKVKRHSIHGMTEEENVVRPHQEMAVLSLDEKKFLLGVERGDVAGTRRVLQRARDCGHINVDCVDPLGRSALLMAIDNENLEMVELLLEFGVETRDALLHAISEEFVEAVEALLDHEERTRKPGEPHSWEALPPETATFTSDITPLILAAHRDSYEIIKLLLDRGAALPVPHDVRCGCDECVRSRREDSLRHSRSRINAYRALASPSLIALSSKDPILTAFELSWELRRLSALEHEFKTEYQELRAQCQEFATALLDHTRTSHELQVLLNHETGSPQAPLTEPGAPERMRLSRLKLAIKLRQKKFVAHPNVQQLLASIWYESVPGFRRKNMVLQAAEMVRIGAMFPLYSLAYIAAPHSAAGRTLRKPFIKFLAHSASYFMFLFLLILASQRIETAAGGLFGSVPNNDKPLSRRGAPPSLVEWLILAWVSGLIWSEVKQLWDMGLREYVHDMWNVIDFVTNSLYVATVALRIVSHFQVRREMAQGLQWNQPREKWDAWDPMLLSEGLFSAANIFSSLKLVYIFSVNPHLGPLQVSLSRMVLDILKFFVLDILVIFAFSCGLNQLLWYYADMEKKRCTTSNTLATPSGTLPDPDACIVWRRFANLFETMQTLFWAAFGLVDLDSFELDGIKIFTRFWGMLMFGTYAVINVIVLLNLLIAMMNHSYQLISERADVEWKFARSKLWISYFEEGGTAPPPFNVIPSPKSAIYAWGWLQRRLCGQTRAKREHMRTIRRKAKQANERDFRYQAIMRNLVRRYVTVQQRRAECGGVTEDDVNEIKQDVSAFRCELVEILRNSGMNTSTANAGAPGGGGGKKNRQKERRLMKGFNIAPGGTLAPVDEFLASLHHEHGGAHGAAHHASLSALLGGRLRASQSSLSDSASAAPQRRKPQPHKRRWGTIIEAARAARVSRLIGRSRSEDSVCDHARQSPSGSERSDSGSDSQRSPERGSRGSRGSGALHPLSALAALKRKRKKFSDSRRAAEERARAPPESLQRASSVPARPTAYVAPPPTSLTTPAPPVHRPPPVEPAPQPDTASARGGSREPLLASLDDDAHKEACGQCGCESSGAAPLPARCGRCAALARLAGVTPLAGHAPHHSAGWL; via the exons ATGTCCaacggcagcggcggcggcggcgactcCTCGCGCCGCCCCTCCACCTGCCGCGTGGAGATGGGCGCGCTGCTGGCGCCCGAGCCGCGCCCGCCCGACAACAAAGTCAAG AGGCACAGTATACATGGCATGACAGAGGAGGAGAACGTGGTGCGGCCGCACCAGGAAATGGCAGTATTGTCGCTGGACGAGAAAAAGTTCCTGTTGGGAGTGGAGCGCGGCGACGTGGCGGGGACGCGGCGGGTGCTGCAGCGCGCGCGGGACTGTGGCCACATCAACGTGGACTGCGTGGACCCGCTGGGCCGCAGCGCGCTGCTGATGGCCATCGATAACGAGAACCTCGAGATGGTGGAACTGTTGCTGGAGTTTGGCGTGGAGACGCGCGACGCGCTGCTGCACGCCATCTCCGAGGAGTTCGTCGAGGCCGTGGAGGCGCTGCTCGACCACGAGGAGCGGACGCGCAAGCCGGGGGAACCACAT AGTTGGGAAGCACTACCACCGGAGACAGCGACATTTACATCGGACATCACGCCGTTGATCTTAGCGGCCCACCGAGATAGCTACGAGATCATCAAGTTGCTATTAGACCGCGGCGCCGCACTGCCTGTACCACACGACGTGCGCTGCGGCTGCGACGAGTGCGTGCGCTCGCGCAGAGAAGACTCTTTAAGACATTCGCGCAGCCGCATCAACGCGTATCGCGCGCTAGCCTCGCCGTCGCTTATTGCGTTGTCTTCTAAG GATCCCATCCTCACGGCGTTCGAGCTATCCTGGGAGCTACGTCGCCTCTCGGCGCTGGAGCACGAATTCAAGACAGAATACCAGGAATTGCGTGCGCAATGCCAGGAGTTCGCCACTGCGTTGTTGGACCACACGCGGACTTCACACGAACTGCAAGTGTTGTTGAACCACGAGACCGGGTCGCCGCAAGCGCCGCTCACTGAGCCCGGCGCGCCGGAGCGCATGCGCCTCTCGAGGCTCAAACTTGCCATCAAACTTCGTCAGAAGAAG TTCGTGGCTCACCCAAACGTGCAGCAGCTGCTAGCATCCATCTGGTACGAAAGCGTGCCGGGATTCCGTCGCAAGAACATGGTCCTCCAGGCAGCGGAGATGGTCCGCATCGGCGCTATGTTCCCACTCTACTCGCTGGCGTATATAGCCGCGCCACATTCTGCAGCCGGCCGTACACTGAGGAAACCCTTCATCAAGTTCCTCGCGCACTCCGCTAGCTACTTCATGTTCCTCT TCCTGCTGATCTTAGCATCGCAGCGTATTGAGACGGCGGCGGGCGGATTGTTCGGCAGCGTGCCGAACAACGACAAGCCTCTGTCACGCCGCGGAGCTCCGCCATCACTAGTGGAATGGCTTATACTCGCGTGGGTCAGCG GGTTGATCTGGAGTGAAGTAAAGCAGCTGTGGGACATGGGCCTCCGGGAGTATGTGCACGACATGTGGAATGTCATCGACTTCGTCACCAACTCGCTGTACGTGGCTACCGTCGCGCTGCGTATTGTCTCGCACTTTCAG GTCCGCCGCGAGATGGCGCAAGGGCTCCAATGGAACCAGCCTCGCGAGAAGTGGGACGCATGGGATCCGATGCTGCTCTCTGAAGGATTGTTCTCCGCAGCCAACATCTTCAGCTCTCTCAAACTGGTGTACATCTTCAGTGTCAACCCTCACCTCGGGCCGCTCCAAGTGTCCCTGAGCCGAATGGTGCTCGATATTTTGAAGTTCTTCGTCTTGGATATATTAGTCATATTTGCGTTCTCTTGTG GCTTGAACCAACTGCTGTGGTATTATGCGGACATGGAGAAGAAGCGATGCACTACAAGCAACACCTTGGCCACGCCAAGCGGCACCCTTCCAGATCCAGATGCGTGTATCGTGTGGCGCCGGTTTGCTAA TCTGTTCGAGACCATGCAGACACTATTCTGGGCGGCGTTCGGGCTGGTCGACCTTGACTCCTTTGAACTGGATGGCATCAAGATATTCACGCGCTTCTGGGGCATGCTCATGTTCGGAACGTATGCCGTCATCAACGTCATCGTGCTGCTTAACCTCCTAATTGCCATGATGAATCACTCTTACCAGCTGATATCG gAACGCGCGGATGTGGAATGGAAGTTCGCGCGCAGCAAACTGTGGATCAGCTATTTCGAAGAGGGCGGAACGGCGCCTCCGCCCTTTAACGTGATCCCATCGCCCAAGTCTGCCATTTACGCCTGGGGCTGGTTGCAGCGCCGCCTTTGTGGCCAGACGAGGGCCAAACGCGAGCATATGCGGACTATACgg AGAAAAGCCAAGCAAGCCAATGAGCGAGACTTCCGTTATCAG GCCATAATGCGGAACCTAGTTCGTCGCTACGTCACAGTGCAGCAGCGTCGCGCGGAATGCGGCGGCGTCACTGAGGATGACGTCAACGAGATCAAGCAGGACGTCAGCGCCTTCCGCTGCGAGCTGGTGGAGATCCTGCGCAACTCCGGCATGAACACTTCTACTGCTAACGCTGGTGCGCCCG GTGGCGGTGGCGGTAAAAAGAACCGTCAGAAGGAGCGTCGTTTGATGAAAGGATTCAACATCGCACCGGGCGGAACTCTCGCGCCAGTGGACGAGTTCTTGGCGTCACTACACCACGAACATGGAGGGGCACACGGGGCGGCGCATCACGCGTCTCTATCGGCCTTGTTAGGTGGTAGACTACGGGCCAGTCAGTCTAGTCTATCTGACTCAGCGTCCGCCGCGCCGCAGCGTCGTAAGCCGCAGCCGCATAAACGTCGTTGGGGCACCATCATTGAAGCGGCTCGAGCGGCACGAGTGTCTAGACTCATTGGTCGATCTCGTTCGGAGGATTCTGTTTGTGATCACGCTAGGCAGTCGCCGAG CGGTAGTGAGCGATCGGACTCGGGCAGCGACTCGCAGCGCAGTCCGGAGCGCGGGTCGCGGGGCTCACGAGGCAGCGGTGCGCTGCACCCGCTCAGCGCGCTCGCAGCGCTCAAGCGCAAGCGCAAGAAGTTCTCCGACtcgcggcgcgcggcggagGAACGCGCGCGGGCGCCACCAGAATCCTTACAACGAGCTAGTTCTGTACCCGCGCGGCCTACAGCGTACGTGGCACCGCCTCCCACTTCCCTAACAACCCCCGCTCCGCCCGTGCATCGCCCGCCGCCAGTGGAGCCCGCCCCACAGCCCGACACAGCCTCTGCGAGGGGTGGTAGTCGCGAACCCCTGCTTGCAAGTCTCGATGATGATGCGCACAAG GAGGCGTGCGGTCAGTGCGGGTGCGAGTCGTCGGGCGCGGCGCCGCTGCCGGCCCGCTGCGGGCGCTGCGCGGCGCTGGCGCGGCTGGCGGGCGTCACGCCGCTGGCCGGCCACGCGCCGCACCACTCCGCCGGCTGGCTGTAG